In Acidobacteriota bacterium, the following are encoded in one genomic region:
- a CDS encoding nicotinate phosphoribosyltransferase, whose amino-acid sequence MDLSALATDLYQLTMAAGYDAAGLRQRVTFELFVRALPQNRAFLVVAGLEQALDYLEALRFEPEELAWLRETPNLRGLPPAFFDRTLANLRFTGDVWAVPEGTPVFGHEPLLRVTAPHIEAQLVETALLTVVTFQTSIASKAARVVHAAAGRDVMEFGSRRAHGPEAAMLAARAAYISGCTSTSNVEAGYRFGVPLAGTMAHSWVTSFEDEIEAFRRYAEVFGPRAIFLIDTYDPIDAARRIVSSGLRPRAVRLDSGDLVALSCEVRRILDAGGLTATRILASGDLDEWSIEAILAAGAPVDGFGVGTALATSRDAPALGGVYKQVEVERDGRLVPVMKLGGGKTTAPGRKQVWRQLADGTAAGDVVGLADEPPPPGALPLLEPAMAGGRRVAPSPGLDAVRARHRQGIAALPDCLKPLDAPCTYQVTRSAALETLTARTHGHLLREQP is encoded by the coding sequence ATGGACCTGAGTGCGCTCGCCACCGACCTCTACCAGCTCACCATGGCGGCGGGATACGATGCCGCCGGCCTTCGCCAGCGCGTCACCTTCGAGCTGTTCGTCCGCGCGCTGCCGCAGAACCGCGCGTTTCTCGTCGTGGCCGGTCTCGAGCAGGCGCTCGACTATCTCGAGGCGCTCAGGTTCGAACCCGAAGAGCTCGCCTGGCTGCGCGAGACGCCGAACCTCCGTGGGCTGCCGCCGGCGTTCTTCGACCGCACGCTCGCGAACCTGCGCTTCACGGGCGACGTGTGGGCCGTGCCCGAGGGAACACCCGTCTTCGGTCACGAGCCGCTGCTCAGGGTGACGGCGCCCCACATCGAAGCGCAGCTCGTCGAAACGGCCCTGCTCACGGTCGTCACCTTCCAGACGTCGATTGCCAGCAAGGCCGCGCGCGTGGTCCACGCGGCGGCCGGCCGGGACGTCATGGAGTTCGGCAGCCGTCGCGCGCACGGCCCGGAAGCGGCGATGCTCGCCGCGCGCGCCGCGTACATCAGCGGGTGCACGTCCACGTCGAACGTCGAAGCCGGGTACCGCTTCGGCGTCCCGCTCGCCGGCACGATGGCACATTCGTGGGTGACGTCGTTCGAGGACGAGATCGAGGCCTTCCGCCGGTACGCGGAGGTGTTCGGGCCACGGGCCATCTTCCTCATCGACACCTACGACCCGATCGACGCGGCGCGGCGCATCGTCTCGAGTGGCTTGCGGCCGAGGGCGGTCCGTCTCGACAGCGGCGATCTCGTGGCCCTGTCCTGCGAGGTTCGACGGATTCTCGACGCGGGCGGCCTCACGGCCACGCGCATCCTCGCGAGCGGCGACCTCGACGAGTGGTCGATTGAGGCCATCCTCGCCGCCGGCGCTCCCGTCGACGGGTTCGGCGTGGGCACGGCGCTCGCGACCTCCCGCGATGCGCCCGCGCTCGGCGGAGTCTACAAGCAGGTCGAGGTCGAGCGCGACGGGCGGCTCGTGCCGGTCATGAAGCTCGGCGGGGGCAAGACGACCGCGCCGGGTCGCAAGCAGGTGTGGCGACAGCTCGCCGACGGCACCGCCGCGGGCGACGTGGTCGGGCTCGCCGACGAGCCGCCGCCGCCGGGTGCCCTGCCGCTGCTCGAGCCCGCGATGGCCGGAGGCCGGCGCGTCGCGCCCTCGCCCGGACTCGACGCCGTCCGCGCGCGTCACCGCCAAGGCATCGCCGCGCTGCCCGACTGCCTGAAGCCGCTCGACGCGCCGTGTACCTACCAGGTGACCCGGTCGGCGGCGCTCGAGACCTTGACCGCGCGCACGCACGGACATCTCCTTCGCGAGCAGCCATGA